In Psychrobacter ciconiae, the following are encoded in one genomic region:
- the fdhD gene encoding formate dehydrogenase accessory sulfurtransferase FdhD has product MKDNQEFKSNDQAADAAPLSREHLTQKHSCDDNQQIEKIDNTESLVVEAAIAIVINGIHYAVLMASPNQLDKLALGFLFSEGLILQKSDLIDWEITPIVDLTELAEKISASAEFDENSDLAHLSDYDIYLVELTLNQRCHQRIQAQRRLLSGRTGCGMCGMTGIYQALPKLKPIPNTTPKPSLETLLTVRSAINDAQFTHQLTGAVHAAATCYQGQLFLFEDVGRHNALDKLIGWQLKTGAALDFVVMTSRLSIELVQKAIRADIPWLIGMSAPTSTAVLVAKRYDLGLGGFLRGNRVTFYSNS; this is encoded by the coding sequence ATGAAAGATAATCAAGAATTTAAAAGTAACGACCAAGCGGCGGATGCTGCCCCGCTAAGTCGTGAGCACCTCACCCAAAAGCATAGTTGTGACGATAATCAACAAATAGAAAAAATCGACAACACCGAAAGCTTGGTCGTTGAAGCTGCCATTGCGATTGTGATTAACGGTATTCATTACGCCGTTTTGATGGCAAGTCCCAATCAGCTTGATAAGCTTGCGCTTGGGTTTTTATTTAGTGAAGGTTTGATTTTACAAAAATCGGACTTGATAGATTGGGAAATTACGCCGATTGTTGATTTGACTGAACTTGCCGAGAAGATAAGCGCGTCAGCTGAATTTGATGAAAATAGCGATTTGGCACATTTAAGCGATTATGACATTTATTTGGTTGAGCTGACCTTAAATCAGCGCTGCCATCAACGTATCCAAGCCCAAAGGCGGCTATTATCAGGGCGCACGGGCTGCGGCATGTGCGGAATGACCGGAATTTACCAAGCGCTGCCAAAGTTAAAGCCAATACCAAACACGACACCAAAGCCAAGCCTTGAAACGTTATTAACGGTCCGCTCAGCGATTAATGATGCCCAATTTACCCACCAGTTAACCGGCGCTGTTCACGCAGCAGCGACTTGTTATCAAGGTCAGCTATTTTTATTTGAAGACGTCGGTCGCCATAATGCCTTAGATAAGCTGATTGGTTGGCAACTAAAAACGGGCGCGGCGCTTGATTTTGTGGTGATGACGTCACGGCTGTCGATTGAATTGGTTCAAAAAGCCATCCGCGCCGATATTCCGTGGCTCATCGGCATGTCAGCGCCAACCAGTACCGCCGTTTTGGTGGCAAAGCGTTACGACTTGGGGCTTGGCGGATTTTTACGCGGCAATCGGGTGACTTTTTATTCAAATTCGTAA
- a CDS encoding 2Fe-2S iron-sulfur cluster-binding protein codes for MPNLTLMINGQEHHFDDLDPRTSLLDVCRQHLDLTGAKKGCDHGQCGACTMIVNGKRINSCLTLAIMHGGDEITTIEGIGAPDSLSELQQAFIDHDAFQCGYCTPGQICSATAMISEIEKHFPSHVTSNLKNPQITLEEIGERMSGNLCRCSAYPNIINAIYQVLASNGLVQNADKSADSANLKAANSNPVTSQTISQPQIWSPLASNANPKQDSQSQVAQQSHNKLGAEL; via the coding sequence ATGCCAAATTTGACCTTGATGATAAATGGTCAGGAACATCATTTCGATGACCTCGACCCAAGAACCAGTCTGCTTGACGTTTGCCGTCAGCATCTTGACTTAACCGGTGCTAAAAAAGGCTGTGACCACGGTCAATGCGGCGCTTGCACCATGATAGTGAACGGTAAGCGCATCAACAGCTGCTTGACCCTTGCCATCATGCACGGCGGCGACGAGATTACCACCATTGAAGGTATCGGCGCGCCGGATTCGCTTAGCGAACTGCAACAAGCTTTTATTGACCATGATGCCTTTCAGTGTGGCTATTGCACACCGGGGCAGATTTGCTCAGCGACCGCAATGATAAGTGAAATTGAAAAGCACTTTCCAAGTCACGTCACCTCAAATTTAAAAAACCCGCAAATTACCCTTGAGGAAATCGGCGAGCGCATGAGTGGCAACCTTTGTCGCTGTTCGGCGTATCCCAACATTATCAACGCCATTTATCAGGTATTAGCCAGTAACGGTTTGGTACAAAATGCCGATAAGTCAGCCGACTCTGCTAATTTAAAAGCTGCCAATTCAAACCCCGTCACTTCGCAAACAATAAGCCAACCACAAATTTGGTCACCGCTTGCAAGCAATGCCAACCCCAAGCAAGATTCACAAAGCCAAGTCGCCCAACAAAGCCACAATAAGCTAGGAGCTGAATTATGA
- a CDS encoding FAD binding domain-containing protein produces the protein MKPFVYQRPNSVNEAIKEGAAQDATFIAGGTNLLDLMKHEIETPLKLIDINHLELSQIEKLDSGELKIGALVSNSDLAAHPEVIANYPVLSRALLAGASGQLRNKATTAGNLLQRTRCYYFYQPDSPCNKRNPNSGCSAIDGESRKLAILGVSDDCIAQHPSDMAVAMRALDAKVITQLADGSSRTLSLDELYRLPKDTPNIETNLQSGELISHLVLPPPVNGIQTYDKVRDRASYAFALVSLAAIIDVDNEGNLTTVQLAFGGIGVMPWRNAAVEALLTSSKGEREAVVQAAELLLNDAKTTEQNAFKVPLTKRLLIQAIERAISASKNAALNTTAHPANLNLP, from the coding sequence ATGAAACCTTTTGTGTATCAGCGCCCTAACAGCGTAAATGAGGCAATTAAAGAGGGCGCAGCGCAAGATGCCACGTTTATTGCAGGCGGCACCAATTTGCTAGATTTGATGAAGCATGAGATTGAAACGCCGCTTAAACTTATTGATATCAACCATTTAGAACTTAGCCAAATTGAAAAACTGGACTCAGGCGAGTTAAAAATCGGCGCGCTGGTCAGTAACAGCGACCTTGCCGCTCACCCTGAAGTCATTGCCAATTATCCGGTGTTGTCGCGGGCGCTTTTAGCAGGCGCGTCGGGACAACTGCGCAATAAAGCCACGACGGCGGGCAACTTGCTACAACGAACGCGCTGTTATTACTTTTATCAGCCGGACAGCCCTTGTAACAAACGCAACCCCAACTCTGGCTGTTCTGCGATTGACGGCGAGAGCCGAAAGCTTGCGATTTTAGGCGTGAGTGATGATTGCATTGCTCAGCATCCTTCAGATATGGCGGTGGCGATGCGCGCCCTTGATGCCAAAGTTATCACTCAACTTGCCGATGGCAGCTCGCGAACGCTTAGCCTCGATGAGCTGTACCGGTTGCCAAAAGATACCCCAAATATCGAAACCAACTTACAATCTGGCGAACTGATTTCGCACCTCGTTTTGCCGCCGCCAGTAAATGGCATTCAAACTTATGACAAGGTTCGCGACCGCGCCTCTTACGCGTTTGCGCTGGTATCGCTTGCCGCGATTATCGATGTTGATAATGAGGGTAATTTGACCACCGTTCAGTTAGCGTTCGGCGGTATTGGTGTGATGCCGTGGCGAAATGCTGCCGTTGAAGCGCTGCTGACAAGCTCAAAAGGTGAGCGCGAAGCGGTGGTTCAAGCCGCAGAGTTGCTGTTAAATGATGCCAAAACTACCGAACAAAATGCCTTTAAAGTGCCACTGACCAAGCGCTTACTTATTCAAGCGATTGAGCGTGCTATTAGCGCCAGTAAAAACGCCGCGCTTAATACCACCGCCCATCCTGCCAATTTAAACTTGCCTTAG
- a CDS encoding xanthine dehydrogenase family protein molybdopterin-binding subunit yields the protein MPSISDVKSLLDDKLAPHKTLTMDDAMPTLLGKTPNPEVGKPVNRLHGDLKVSGHAKYAAEYRFDDELFGVLVCATIGKGKISQIHTDAAKKLSNVVDIVIDFEQFIRHPQQGGKKKSPSQGADTIVYHGQPIALAVAKTFEAATEAAKLVQIEYQNESNDGAFDFAKEKMGAHSMPKVPTQIQGDPEKTLKDAQVSVDKTYTTPSQSNSPIEPHATIAKWDGDSVTLYTANQMLASCKQQVADALDLKPDNVRLVSRFVGGGFGSKLGIAPELIAAAVAAKQLNAPVRVVMSRPQVMEATVRRSNTEQRIGLGADKDGRIHTVIHDTIITNLPDQTFYEPTAESTPFLYQGENRKISYKMVRMNQVLAGSMRAPGEAVGQIALECAMDELAEKLNLDPIELRILNEPKKDPSKDIPYSSRHLVECMKVGAEKFGWSQRQATPCSTRDGDWLVGMGMAVACRVNNLEKSQARASLKLSDQKPLGVEAVIETDMTDIGTGSYTVLAQIAAEMLGLPLDHVVINLGDTNLPPASGSGGSVGAASAGSSVYLACQKLRELIAERANVASDDLNIDNGKVFESDDTEKNNLGMIDQFKQAVKEKAEIVSAEIIDKATKTAKEALNQLSDNANDKKDSDKNDADKNSSPQDKPIDLSSSKNLSEILTHFDDNKISALGTIKPGKTQKEYRQACYGANFVEVGVHRFTGEIRVRRMTGVFTAGKILNHKTATSQCYGGMVFGIGSALMEEIVHDKRTGRLCNHDLAEYHIPVNADVPQLDVTLLDEADEYANPIHIKGIGETAISGAAAAIANAVYNATGVRVYEFPIKIEHLLDKLPDGL from the coding sequence ATGCCGTCTATTTCTGATGTAAAATCGCTTCTTGATGACAAACTTGCGCCGCACAAAACGCTGACCATGGATGACGCTATGCCAACTTTGCTTGGCAAAACGCCAAATCCTGAAGTTGGCAAGCCGGTGAACCGCTTGCACGGCGATTTAAAAGTAAGCGGTCATGCCAAATACGCCGCTGAATATCGCTTTGATGACGAGCTGTTCGGCGTTTTGGTTTGTGCAACCATTGGCAAAGGCAAAATTTCGCAAATTCACACCGACGCTGCCAAAAAACTGTCGAACGTTGTGGATATTGTCATTGATTTTGAGCAATTTATCCGCCATCCGCAGCAAGGCGGCAAAAAAAAGTCACCCTCGCAAGGCGCGGATACTATCGTTTATCATGGACAGCCGATAGCTTTGGCAGTCGCCAAAACGTTTGAGGCGGCAACTGAAGCGGCAAAGCTGGTTCAAATTGAATACCAAAATGAAAGTAATGACGGCGCGTTTGATTTTGCCAAAGAAAAAATGGGCGCTCACAGCATGCCCAAAGTGCCAACCCAAATCCAAGGCGACCCTGAAAAAACGCTAAAAGATGCGCAGGTCAGCGTTGATAAAACGTACACCACGCCAAGCCAAAGCAACTCGCCCATAGAGCCACACGCTACCATTGCCAAGTGGGATGGTGATAGCGTGACCCTTTATACCGCAAATCAAATGCTGGCGTCCTGCAAACAGCAAGTGGCTGATGCTTTAGATTTAAAACCCGACAATGTGCGTTTGGTGTCGCGGTTTGTTGGCGGCGGCTTTGGTAGTAAGCTTGGGATTGCCCCTGAACTCATTGCCGCTGCCGTTGCTGCAAAACAATTAAATGCACCGGTTCGCGTGGTTATGTCGCGGCCGCAAGTCATGGAGGCGACCGTTCGCCGATCCAACACCGAGCAGCGCATTGGTCTTGGGGCGGACAAAGACGGCCGCATCCACACCGTCATTCACGACACCATCATCACCAACTTGCCCGACCAAACGTTTTATGAGCCAACTGCTGAGTCCACACCGTTTTTATATCAAGGTGAAAACCGTAAGATCAGCTATAAAATGGTTCGGATGAACCAAGTGCTGGCAGGGTCAATGCGCGCACCCGGCGAGGCAGTCGGGCAAATCGCTTTGGAATGCGCAATGGATGAGCTTGCTGAAAAGCTAAACCTTGACCCCATTGAATTGCGGATTTTAAACGAACCCAAAAAAGACCCAAGCAAAGACATTCCCTACTCAAGCCGGCATTTGGTTGAGTGTATGAAAGTTGGCGCGGAAAAGTTCGGTTGGAGTCAGCGCCAAGCAACCCCTTGCAGCACCCGCGATGGCGATTGGCTCGTTGGCATGGGAATGGCGGTGGCTTGCCGTGTCAATAATTTAGAAAAATCACAAGCCCGAGCTAGCCTGAAATTAAGCGACCAAAAGCCACTTGGGGTGGAAGCGGTGATTGAAACTGACATGACCGACATTGGTACAGGCTCTTATACCGTTTTGGCGCAAATTGCTGCTGAAATGCTCGGCTTACCGCTTGACCATGTCGTCATCAACTTGGGCGATACCAATTTGCCACCGGCATCTGGCTCAGGCGGAAGCGTTGGGGCAGCAAGCGCCGGAAGCAGCGTTTATTTGGCGTGTCAAAAGCTTCGCGAGCTGATTGCCGAGCGCGCCAATGTGGCAAGTGATGATTTAAATATAGATAACGGCAAAGTCTTTGAATCGGACGACACTGAGAAAAATAACCTTGGCATGATTGACCAGTTCAAACAAGCGGTTAAAGAAAAAGCCGAAATCGTTTCTGCTGAAATTATCGACAAAGCTACCAAAACCGCAAAAGAGGCGCTAAACCAACTTTCTGATAATGCCAATGATAAAAAAGACAGTGATAAAAATGACGCAGACAAAAATTCAAGCCCGCAAGATAAACCCATCGACTTATCTTCATCTAAAAACTTAAGCGAAATCTTAACGCATTTTGATGACAATAAAATCAGCGCCCTTGGCACGATTAAACCAGGGAAAACCCAAAAAGAGTACCGCCAAGCTTGTTATGGGGCGAACTTTGTTGAGGTCGGCGTTCATCGCTTCACCGGTGAGATTCGCGTTCGCCGGATGACGGGCGTATTTACCGCCGGCAAGATTTTAAACCATAAGACCGCAACGTCGCAATGCTATGGCGGTATGGTCTTTGGTATTGGCTCAGCGCTTATGGAAGAAATCGTCCACGACAAGCGCACAGGTCGCCTTTGTAATCACGATTTAGCGGAATATCATATTCCGGTCAACGCCGACGTCCCGCAGCTTGACGTGACCTTATTAGATGAAGCCGATGAATATGCCAACCCCATTCATATTAAAGGTATTGGCGAAACGGCAATTTCAGGGGCGGCCGCAGCGATTGCCAATGCAGTTTATAATGCAACTGGCGTTCGCGTTTATGAGTTCCCGATTAAGATTGAGCATTTACTTGACAAGCTTCCTGACGGCTTATGA
- a CDS encoding XdhC family protein yields MNQVSDILRLAKTAQTEGIDAVLATVVKTEGSAYRQVGAMMLICKDGRSVGMISGGCLEPHIIKKAFWLTKDGATVQVYQTGDSDDDEVDDALNFGLGCNGRVYVLFERLNQAAPLLSLIENIRQSQSPKTIATVIDSNHPKLAVGTRFCLDDLLQNQFTDIQGKTQVIDPKLLSKLTEFNAQNLDKKYFSHLEVDKSTWLIQNLKPQIRLLICGTGNDVMPLVSLAKMQDWHVTVIDSRAHYATRLRFTTADDVRCVALDDEKTLLTLSQNALIAIMSHSLTQDRARLNILLNHPDHYHYLGQLGPKYRTERLLNEIKTASPNPETFNQGIKKLHFPIGFKLGGDGPEALALGIMAQMSAVIYDCDLMKIEEG; encoded by the coding sequence ATGAACCAAGTTAGCGATATTTTACGCCTTGCCAAAACGGCTCAAACTGAGGGCATCGATGCGGTTTTGGCAACGGTGGTAAAAACTGAAGGCTCGGCATACCGGCAGGTCGGCGCAATGATGCTCATTTGTAAAGATGGTCGTTCGGTCGGCATGATTAGTGGCGGCTGTCTTGAGCCGCATATCATCAAAAAAGCCTTTTGGCTCACCAAAGACGGCGCAACCGTTCAAGTTTACCAAACCGGCGATAGTGATGACGACGAGGTGGACGACGCGCTAAACTTTGGTCTTGGCTGCAACGGTCGCGTTTATGTTTTATTTGAGCGTCTAAATCAAGCCGCGCCGCTTTTGAGCTTAATTGAGAATATCCGGCAGTCACAATCACCTAAAACGATTGCCACCGTGATTGATTCAAATCATCCAAAGCTTGCTGTTGGAACGCGGTTTTGCTTGGATGATTTATTACAAAACCAATTCACGGATATTCAAGGTAAAACGCAAGTTATTGACCCTAAGCTACTATCAAAGTTGACTGAATTTAATGCGCAAAACCTAGATAAAAAATATTTTTCACATCTTGAAGTCGATAAAAGCACGTGGCTGATTCAAAACCTCAAACCGCAAATTCGCTTGCTGATTTGCGGCACAGGAAATGACGTCATGCCGCTGGTCAGCCTTGCTAAAATGCAAGATTGGCACGTCACTGTCATTGATAGCCGAGCGCATTATGCAACAAGGTTACGATTTACCACGGCTGACGACGTACGTTGCGTGGCGCTCGATGATGAAAAAACGTTGCTCACTTTGAGCCAAAATGCCTTAATAGCTATCATGTCGCACAGCTTAACCCAAGATAGGGCAAGGCTTAATATATTGCTTAATCATCCAGATCATTATCACTATTTAGGTCAACTTGGCCCCAAATATCGAACCGAGCGCTTGCTTAATGAGATTAAAACCGCAAGTCCAAACCCCGAAACTTTTAATCAAGGCATCAAAAAGCTGCATTTTCCTATCGGCTTTAAGCTTGGCGGTGATGGTCCTGAAGCTTTAGCGCTTGGTATTATGGCACAAATGAGCGCGGTTATTTATGATTGTGATTTGATGAAAATAGAAGAAGGTTAA
- a CDS encoding nucleotidyltransferase family protein → MTVELQGAVPNSHHAVIILAAGLSTRLGTPKQLLCKHGQPLIEVMTKEALKTNPAAVIIVSQNQSKNLADVLTSLSKLSNRNYIVINRAPEKGMAQSLSLGVEALKTLASSADIKRVLILGIDQIHLDSAHLQELLTVKKVVGASSYPKDEAALINADDPRANIVGLPIAIDYAKLTPWQDKLSGDKGLRALIRSLDACQIATVINPKLCYDIDTKAQLEAAQSKGWLDQ, encoded by the coding sequence ATGACGGTTGAACTGCAAGGGGCAGTGCCAAATTCACATCATGCGGTCATTATTTTAGCGGCAGGACTAAGCACGCGCCTTGGAACGCCAAAGCAGCTGCTTTGCAAACATGGTCAACCATTAATTGAAGTGATGACCAAAGAGGCGCTAAAAACCAACCCTGCTGCCGTCATTATCGTCAGTCAAAACCAATCAAAAAATTTAGCTGACGTCTTAACCTCCCTTAGCAAATTATCAAATCGCAATTACATTGTCATTAATCGGGCGCCCGAAAAAGGCATGGCGCAAAGCTTATCTTTAGGGGTTGAGGCGCTTAAGACTTTAGCAAGCAGCGCTGATATTAAGCGCGTTTTAATTTTAGGAATTGACCAAATTCATTTAGACAGTGCCCATTTGCAAGAGCTATTAACCGTTAAAAAAGTTGTTGGAGCAAGCAGTTATCCAAAAGATGAAGCAGCGCTTATTAATGCTGATGACCCGCGCGCTAACATTGTTGGGCTTCCTATTGCTATTGATTATGCTAAGCTTACCCCGTGGCAAGATAAGCTTTCGGGGGATAAAGGGCTTCGGGCGCTCATTCGCAGTTTGGATGCTTGCCAAATTGCAACCGTAATCAACCCCAAGCTTTGCTATGATATTGACACCAAAGCTCAGCTTGAAGCTGCCCAAAGCAAAGGCTGGCTAGACCAATAG
- a CDS encoding molybdopterin molybdotransferase MoeA produces the protein MITMEALVAAISARIDDYNQTDLPLNKRQVITISLLESVNHILAVDISAPFDVPRQDLSAMDGYAIAKGTMIAKDAKISIVGESQAGRAFTGNLKSGEGVRIFTGAVVPNDCDSILIQENTDFATIRHHIDKSKPYDITVTDLPSSDDHIRRQGEEITKGAVVLSVQKRLNPTDISLLANLGVAEVQVFKPLTVGLIATGDELVALGGTLDSLAQIYNGNSPTIQTLLAELPINIKDYGIIPDDKDATVNAIKLATTECDVLVSSAGVSVGDYDFLTPVIEEVGKINHYKVAMKPGKPFVFGELTRSKSAENSSAPILYFGLPGNPLSALVGTLQFVIPALWQLSGTADGDIPKPLMLKAKLTCDIKKAVGRKDFQRGILTQDGLGNYEVKGSSHQQSHRIKQLSDANCFIVLDKESGSLKAGSDVLVQPFPWCFA, from the coding sequence ATGATTACGATGGAAGCGCTGGTTGCCGCGATTAGCGCGCGGATTGATGATTATAACCAAACAGATTTGCCACTGAACAAGCGCCAAGTGATCACCATTTCGCTGCTTGAGAGCGTCAATCATATTTTGGCGGTCGATATTAGCGCGCCGTTTGATGTGCCACGGCAGGACTTATCGGCGATGGATGGCTACGCGATTGCTAAAGGTACAATGATTGCCAAAGACGCCAAAATCAGTATTGTTGGCGAGTCGCAAGCCGGTCGTGCGTTTACCGGCAATTTGAAGTCAGGTGAGGGCGTTCGCATTTTTACCGGTGCGGTCGTTCCAAACGATTGCGACAGCATTTTAATCCAAGAAAATACTGATTTTGCCACCATTCGCCATCACATCGACAAATCAAAACCTTATGATATTACCGTCACCGATTTGCCAAGTTCGGATGATCATATCCGCCGCCAAGGCGAGGAAATCACCAAAGGCGCGGTCGTTCTTAGCGTCCAAAAACGCTTAAATCCTACCGATATCAGCTTGCTTGCCAATTTAGGCGTTGCTGAAGTTCAAGTTTTTAAACCCTTAACCGTTGGGCTGATTGCCACCGGTGACGAGCTTGTTGCGCTTGGCGGCACGCTTGACAGCCTAGCGCAGATTTATAACGGCAACTCGCCGACCATTCAGACCTTGCTTGCTGAGTTGCCTATCAACATAAAAGACTACGGCATCATTCCTGATGATAAAGATGCTACCGTTAACGCTATAAAATTAGCAACCACCGAGTGCGATGTTTTGGTATCAAGCGCGGGCGTTTCCGTCGGTGATTATGACTTTTTAACGCCGGTGATTGAGGAAGTCGGTAAAATCAACCATTATAAAGTCGCGATGAAACCTGGGAAGCCGTTTGTTTTTGGGGAGTTAACGCGCTCAAAATCGGCAGAAAATAGCTCAGCACCGATTTTATATTTTGGACTTCCAGGCAATCCCTTATCGGCACTGGTAGGAACCTTGCAATTTGTCATTCCGGCGCTTTGGCAACTGTCGGGCACTGCTGATGGCGATATTCCAAAGCCATTAATGCTAAAAGCCAAGCTGACTTGCGATATCAAAAAAGCGGTCGGTCGCAAGGACTTTCAGCGCGGCATTTTGACCCAAGATGGCTTGGGCAATTATGAGGTTAAAGGCAGCAGTCATCAGCAGTCGCACCGAATCAAGCAGCTAAGCGATGCCAATTGCTTTATCGTTCTTGATAAAGAGTCAGGAAGCCTAAAGGCAGGAAGTGACGTGCTAGTTCAGCCTTTTCCGTGGTGTTTTGCTTAA
- the moaA gene encoding GTP 3',8-cyclase MoaA: MTYQRPTANTAQQFVPTPVRVGADAPRLSAAASILEATEAAQALTDGFSRQLTYLRLSITDFCNFRCEYCLPNGYQGVRAKDELTLPEIKRLVNGFALLGTKKVRITGGEPSIRQDVTQIIEIVRQTAGIDTIAMTSNGYKLGKHLAGWQAAGLNQLNISIDSFDADIFHQMTGMNTLPALMTDMETLLETTDIKLKINSILMKETAFDNLIYALDFVKSRPVTYRFIEFMQTSDNHQLFFAQHANADRVKSYLLERGWRAEIRGQSDGPAVEFSHPDYLGRIGLIAPYAAHFCDNCNRLRVSCHGRVHLCLFDQGNYDIRPFLQHDNPAPLINALQNLMPIKPEHHHLHDNNSGMMTNLSIIGG, encoded by the coding sequence ATGACGTATCAGCGCCCAACTGCCAACACCGCTCAGCAATTTGTGCCGACGCCTGTTCGCGTGGGCGCTGATGCGCCAAGGTTAAGCGCTGCCGCCTCAATTTTGGAAGCGACCGAAGCAGCCCAAGCGCTCACCGACGGCTTTTCGCGGCAGCTGACTTATTTGCGGCTGTCCATCACCGATTTTTGCAACTTTCGCTGTGAATATTGCCTCCCCAACGGCTATCAGGGCGTTCGCGCTAAAGACGAGCTGACCTTGCCCGAAATCAAACGCTTGGTTAATGGCTTTGCTTTGCTTGGCACCAAAAAAGTGCGAATTACCGGCGGCGAGCCATCCATTCGGCAAGACGTCACCCAAATTATCGAAATCGTTCGCCAAACTGCCGGAATCGATACCATCGCGATGACCAGTAACGGCTATAAGCTTGGTAAGCATTTGGCAGGCTGGCAAGCTGCCGGACTTAATCAGCTAAATATTAGCATTGACAGCTTTGATGCCGATATTTTTCATCAAATGACCGGAATGAATACGTTGCCTGCGCTCATGACTGATATGGAAACGCTGCTTGAAACGACTGATATTAAGCTTAAAATCAACAGCATTTTGATGAAAGAAACGGCATTTGATAACCTAATTTATGCTTTAGATTTTGTCAAATCGCGACCGGTTACCTATCGCTTTATCGAATTTATGCAGACCAGTGACAACCATCAGCTGTTTTTTGCTCAGCATGCCAACGCCGACCGCGTCAAAAGCTATCTGCTTGAGCGCGGCTGGCGGGCGGAAATCCGAGGTCAAAGCGATGGTCCTGCCGTTGAATTTTCCCATCCGGATTATTTGGGCAGGATTGGTCTGATTGCCCCTTATGCCGCCCATTTTTGCGACAATTGCAACCGGCTTCGGGTCAGCTGTCACGGTCGCGTTCATTTGTGCTTATTTGACCAAGGCAACTACGACATCCGACCTTTCTTGCAGCACGACAACCCAGCGCCTTTAATAAACGCCCTACAAAACCTGATGCCCATCAAACCTGAGCACCACCATTTGCACGACAACAACAGCGGAATGATGACCAATTTATCCATCATTGGCGGTTAA